In Mailhella massiliensis, a genomic segment contains:
- a CDS encoding phosphomannomutase gives MSLSCFKAYDVRGRYPDELNEDTARRTGYAFARLFHLKNVVIGHDARLSGPALYGAFAEGLRAAGANVTGLGLCGTEEIYFASFAGDFDGGVMVTGSHNPADENGFKLVLGGAVPVSGDSGLFALRDSVAGMQAVPRGMKGSFAEESFRSAYVEHLLSYVRPERLRPFRIAADPGNGCAGPVVRALAEHLPFHVTLIREKPDGTFPGGVPNPLLPENRCAASRAVQEYGADFGLAWDGDFDRCFFYDASGRFLEGYYLVGMMAEALLREHPGEKIIHDPRLVWNTRELVAKAGGVAVESRTGHAFIKERMRAENALYGGEMSAHHYFRSFAYCDSGMIPWLLVAHFLSEEGKTLEECVSERMKAFPCSGEINSRVEDAARTLSRVEDTYAVLPGAEVTRIDGLSVAFPAWRFNLRSSQTEPVLRLNVESRGDEELMQRKTEELLALIRQ, from the coding sequence ATGAGTCTTTCCTGTTTCAAGGCCTATGATGTCAGGGGCCGTTACCCGGATGAACTGAACGAGGATACGGCGAGACGCACGGGGTATGCCTTTGCCCGGCTGTTTCACCTGAAAAACGTGGTCATCGGACACGACGCAAGGCTTTCCGGCCCGGCGCTCTACGGCGCGTTTGCCGAAGGCCTGCGCGCCGCGGGCGCGAATGTGACGGGGCTTGGCCTGTGCGGCACGGAGGAAATCTATTTTGCTTCCTTTGCCGGGGACTTCGACGGCGGCGTCATGGTGACGGGCAGTCACAACCCGGCGGATGAAAACGGCTTCAAGCTGGTGCTCGGCGGAGCCGTGCCCGTGAGCGGGGATTCCGGGCTTTTCGCGCTGCGGGATTCCGTGGCCGGGATGCAGGCCGTTCCCCGTGGCATGAAGGGCAGCTTTGCGGAAGAAAGCTTCCGCAGCGCCTATGTGGAGCACCTTTTAAGCTATGTCCGGCCGGAGCGGCTGCGCCCGTTCCGCATTGCGGCCGATCCGGGCAACGGCTGCGCCGGTCCGGTGGTCAGGGCCTTGGCGGAGCATCTGCCTTTTCATGTCACGCTGATCCGTGAAAAGCCGGACGGCACCTTCCCCGGCGGAGTGCCGAACCCGCTTCTGCCGGAAAACCGTTGTGCCGCTTCCCGGGCCGTACAGGAATACGGCGCGGATTTCGGCCTTGCCTGGGACGGCGATTTCGACCGCTGCTTTTTCTACGACGCTTCGGGCCGCTTCCTGGAAGGCTACTATCTTGTGGGCATGATGGCCGAGGCGCTTCTGCGCGAGCACCCGGGGGAGAAGATCATCCATGACCCGCGCCTGGTGTGGAACACCCGGGAACTGGTGGCAAAGGCCGGGGGCGTGGCCGTGGAGTCACGGACGGGGCATGCCTTCATCAAGGAAAGAATGCGCGCCGAAAACGCTCTGTACGGCGGGGAAATGAGCGCTCACCACTATTTCCGCAGCTTCGCCTACTGCGATTCGGGCATGATTCCCTGGCTGCTGGTGGCGCATTTTCTCAGCGAAGAGGGAAAAACGCTGGAAGAGTGCGTGAGCGAACGCATGAAGGCCTTTCCCTGCAGCGGAGAAATCAATTCCCGCGTGGAGGATGCCGCACGAACGCTTTCCCGGGTGGAGGATACCTATGCCGTTCTGCCGGGGGCGGAGGTCACCCGTATCGACGGTTTGTCCGTTGCGTTTCCCGCATGGCGCTTCAACCTGCGTTCCTCCCAGACGGAACCTGTGCTGCGCCTCAATGTGGAAAGCCGGGGCGATGAGGAACTCATGCAAAGAAAAACGGAAGAACTGCTGGCCCTTATCCGCCAGTAA
- the gmd gene encoding GDP-mannose 4,6-dehydratase, with protein MKKALITGVTGQDGSYLAEFLLEKGYEVHGMIRRSATEKRERIAHLEGRERFFLHYGDMSDSLSLVRITGMVKPDEIYNLAAQSHVQVSFEVPEYTADVAGTGVLRVLEAVRLCGLEKTCRIYQASTSELYGKVEECPQNERTPFHPYSPYAVAKQYGFWITKEYREAYGMYACSGILFNHESERRGETFVTRKITLAAARIAQGRQEKLYLGNLSALRDWGYAGDYVECMWLILQQEEPEDFVIATGEQHSVREFCTLAFREAGMELEFHGEGAQEKGVDMATGRVLVEVSPAFYRPTDVVNLWGDPARARTKLGWNPTKTSFEELVRRMVRHDMALVADEG; from the coding sequence ATGAAAAAGGCCTTGATTACCGGCGTTACCGGGCAGGATGGTTCCTATCTCGCCGAATTTCTGCTGGAAAAGGGTTATGAGGTGCACGGTATGATACGCCGTTCCGCCACGGAGAAGCGGGAACGCATCGCTCATCTGGAAGGGCGTGAGCGCTTCTTTCTGCATTACGGCGACATGTCCGATTCTTTGAGCCTTGTGCGCATCACAGGCATGGTGAAGCCCGATGAGATATATAATCTCGCGGCGCAGAGTCATGTGCAGGTGAGTTTCGAAGTGCCGGAATACACCGCCGACGTGGCGGGCACGGGCGTTCTGCGCGTGCTGGAGGCCGTGCGCCTCTGCGGACTGGAAAAGACCTGCCGCATCTATCAGGCTTCCACTTCCGAGCTGTACGGCAAGGTGGAAGAGTGTCCGCAGAACGAACGGACGCCCTTCCATCCCTATTCTCCCTACGCCGTGGCCAAGCAGTACGGCTTCTGGATTACGAAGGAATACCGCGAGGCCTACGGCATGTATGCCTGTTCCGGGATTCTGTTCAATCATGAGTCGGAGCGCCGGGGCGAAACCTTCGTCACCCGAAAGATCACCCTTGCCGCCGCCCGCATCGCCCAGGGCAGGCAGGAAAAGCTTTATCTCGGCAATCTTTCCGCCCTGCGGGACTGGGGCTACGCCGGAGACTATGTGGAATGCATGTGGCTCATTCTTCAGCAGGAGGAGCCGGAGGATTTCGTCATCGCCACGGGAGAGCAGCATTCCGTGCGTGAGTTCTGCACCCTTGCCTTCCGTGAGGCGGGCATGGAGCTGGAATTTCACGGCGAAGGCGCACAGGAAAAGGGCGTGGACATGGCCACCGGGCGCGTGCTGGTGGAGGTGTCGCCCGCTTTTTACCGCCCCACGGATGTAGTGAACCTCTGGGGCGACCCTGCCAGGGCCAGAACGAAACTCGGCTGGAATCCCACGAAGACGTCCTTTGAGGAACTGGTGCGCCGCATGGTGCGCCATGACATGGCGCTGGTTGCCGACGAGGGATGA
- a CDS encoding cupin domain-containing protein has protein sequence MITFLKPDFSFSDERGFLVQLCREGWKQVNVSGTCAGTRRGGHYHKRNREAFFLVEGRMDMVLERGGEIRKCSANKGDFFVIEPYVVHSFFYPEPAVTVALYDLGVENEDGTKDIFSL, from the coding sequence ATGATCACCTTCCTGAAACCGGATTTTTCCTTCTCCGACGAACGGGGCTTTCTGGTGCAGCTCTGCCGCGAAGGCTGGAAGCAGGTCAATGTAAGCGGCACATGCGCAGGTACGCGGCGCGGCGGACATTACCACAAGAGAAACCGCGAAGCGTTTTTCCTTGTGGAAGGCCGCATGGACATGGTTCTGGAACGCGGCGGCGAGATACGGAAATGTTCCGCGAACAAGGGCGACTTCTTCGTCATCGAGCCGTATGTCGTCCATTCGTTCTTTTACCCGGAACCTGCCGTCACCGTGGCGCTGTACGACCTGGGCGTGGAAAACGAAGACGGCACGAAAGACATTTTTTCTCTGTAG
- a CDS encoding NAD-dependent epimerase/dehydratase family protein, with protein sequence MYLVVGASGYLGSYLVRAILEHTEENILAVSRSVHDGRKNERLSYGACDVTKHGDLLSLYHETKGERLKILYLAAMHHPDEIMKFPLRAWNTDITALADFLGIFDSVESLFYASTEVVYGETGGVPVKEDAPLRPVSRYGELKALAEHMVVTAGFQVVRYAVLMGPSLIAGRRHFYDDIVDAAAAGRRMEMFCDQKRSMLDFGTAAELTVRLMESDEARGANIVNISGDEPLSKYETARRIVRARGLDDAFIVPVSMSDSSIFQEKRAAETILDNSLIKKLLHLNDITMRFC encoded by the coding sequence ATGTATCTGGTTGTCGGCGCAAGCGGCTATCTCGGGAGCTACCTGGTACGGGCGATACTGGAACATACGGAGGAGAACATTCTCGCCGTGTCGAGATCCGTGCATGACGGCAGGAAGAACGAGCGTCTTTCGTATGGGGCCTGCGACGTGACGAAACACGGGGACCTGCTTTCCCTGTATCATGAAACAAAGGGGGAACGGCTCAAGATACTGTACCTTGCCGCCATGCATCACCCCGACGAGATCATGAAGTTTCCTCTCCGGGCATGGAATACCGACATTACGGCGCTTGCGGATTTTCTGGGCATATTTGATTCCGTGGAGTCTCTTTTCTATGCCTCCACGGAAGTGGTGTACGGCGAAACGGGGGGCGTTCCCGTGAAGGAAGACGCGCCTCTCCGACCCGTGAGCCGTTACGGAGAACTGAAGGCTCTGGCCGAACACATGGTCGTCACCGCAGGTTTTCAAGTGGTGCGCTATGCCGTGCTCATGGGGCCGAGTCTGATTGCCGGGAGGAGGCACTTCTACGACGACATCGTCGATGCCGCAGCCGCGGGGCGTCGCATGGAGATGTTCTGCGACCAGAAGCGTTCCATGCTGGATTTCGGCACGGCTGCGGAACTGACCGTGAGGCTGATGGAAAGCGACGAGGCGCGCGGGGCGAACATCGTCAACATCTCCGGAGACGAGCCTCTTTCCAAGTACGAGACGGCCCGGCGTATCGTCCGGGCAAGGGGGCTGGACGATGCGTTCATCGTTCCCGTGAGCATGAGCGATTCTTCCATTTTTCAGGAAAAGCGCGCTGCGGAAACCATTCTCGACAACAGCCTCATAAAAAAACTGCTTCATCTGAACGACATCACCATGAGGTTCTGCTGA
- a CDS encoding glycosyltransferase family 8 protein yields the protein MMPEEHIAVFYEGQDDLVDVLAASLCSICHNTASFVDFFILDCGISDVHKRMLERLKTRFSHFSLTYIPVDLKQFEGLKGWGDRNQFLDCYARLLFPDLRPDVHKAIYLDSDVMALGDIRELYDQDMEGFAIAAAPDLGCNGMIFDNCIRNLHVARDHVFANAGVVLVDCDRWRRDGIGGRMLQLAREYRDFLNIIIEELFCIYFNNNNYKRLDLRFCMSDRINDIRQVNAPFITDEYVADEWLHAVIQHITPTKMWKFLRNDRGGECRNFSLFWYFAKMTPYYEGMLARYMFITSEAVCNAYHHAVSRIMLLKIIPIYVIRKNNCIKYRLFNRITVWKEIY from the coding sequence ATGATGCCGGAAGAACATATCGCCGTTTTTTACGAAGGGCAGGACGATCTTGTCGACGTGCTGGCCGCATCCTTGTGCAGCATCTGCCACAATACCGCATCGTTCGTGGATTTTTTCATTCTCGACTGCGGCATAAGCGACGTGCACAAGAGAATGCTGGAGCGTCTGAAGACGCGCTTTTCGCATTTTTCCCTCACCTATATTCCCGTGGATCTGAAACAGTTCGAGGGGCTGAAGGGCTGGGGAGACCGAAATCAGTTTCTGGACTGCTATGCGCGCCTGCTTTTCCCCGATCTCAGGCCGGATGTGCATAAGGCCATATATCTGGACAGCGACGTCATGGCTCTCGGAGATATCCGGGAGCTTTACGACCAGGATATGGAAGGCTTCGCCATTGCCGCCGCGCCGGATCTCGGCTGCAACGGCATGATTTTCGACAACTGCATACGCAACCTGCATGTGGCTAGAGACCATGTCTTCGCCAATGCCGGGGTGGTGCTGGTGGACTGCGACAGATGGAGAAGGGACGGCATAGGCGGCAGGATGCTTCAACTGGCAAGGGAATACAGGGATTTTCTGAATATCATCATTGAGGAGCTTTTCTGCATTTATTTCAACAACAACAATTACAAAAGGCTGGATCTTCGCTTCTGCATGTCCGACAGAATAAACGATATCCGGCAGGTGAACGCTCCGTTCATTACCGATGAATATGTCGCAGACGAGTGGCTCCATGCGGTGATCCAGCACATCACGCCGACCAAGATGTGGAAGTTTTTGAGAAACGACAGGGGCGGAGAGTGCAGGAATTTTTCCCTGTTCTGGTACTTTGCGAAGATGACGCCGTACTACGAGGGAATGCTTGCCAGGTATATGTTCATTACCAGCGAAGCCGTGTGCAACGCCTATCATCACGCCGTGAGCAGAATCATGCTTCTGAAGATCATTCCCATATATGTCATAAGAAAAAACAACTGCATAAAGTACAGGCTGTTCAACAGGATAACGGTGTGGAAGGAGATATACTGA
- a CDS encoding glycosyltransferase family 2 protein produces the protein MEGDILMEGEIVVSIITVTLNIVNNGRREYLKRCVESVLGQSYPHIEYIIQDGGSRDGTLELLSGYEGLHVFSEPDGSIDEAYNNALRHAHGRYVMFLNSDDYLHDDEVVAECVGFMEKHEADYLYGKADIIDEKRQVAGTFEPRMENFWRDMPYSHQAFLIRRDVLEKEGNYDVTYGIGGDYDLAIRLVLRDYRGLFFDRKISCYRLGGISSQVKDRWRHQKTLCILASIMLKFYRQFYKDMDLEDCLDIYHFGERTAAVYPRHFLQKLINFMVGLDLKNFDYNKFIDYVNTLSGMDVAGRMKKKRIYLFNCIPIWKITCTPSKKKYWLFGFIPVFKVTF, from the coding sequence GTGGAAGGAGATATACTGATGGAGGGGGAAATCGTTGTTTCCATAATCACGGTGACGCTGAACATCGTGAACAACGGGCGCAGGGAATATCTTAAAAGGTGCGTGGAAAGCGTGCTCGGCCAGTCGTATCCCCACATTGAATACATCATTCAGGACGGAGGATCCCGCGACGGAACACTGGAACTGTTGTCCGGCTACGAGGGCCTTCATGTGTTTTCCGAACCGGACGGAAGCATCGATGAGGCGTACAACAACGCCCTGCGGCACGCTCACGGCAGATATGTCATGTTTCTGAATTCCGACGATTATCTGCATGACGACGAAGTCGTGGCCGAGTGCGTGGGGTTCATGGAGAAGCATGAGGCGGACTATCTCTACGGCAAGGCCGACATCATTGATGAAAAGCGGCAGGTGGCGGGCACCTTTGAGCCCCGCATGGAAAACTTCTGGCGGGACATGCCCTATTCTCATCAGGCCTTTCTCATCCGCAGGGACGTGCTGGAGAAGGAAGGCAATTACGACGTCACCTACGGCATAGGCGGCGATTACGACCTTGCGATACGGCTTGTTCTCCGGGATTACAGGGGTCTGTTCTTCGACAGAAAGATATCCTGCTACAGGCTCGGGGGCATATCCTCGCAGGTGAAGGACAGGTGGAGGCATCAGAAGACGCTGTGCATACTCGCGTCCATCATGCTGAAATTCTACAGGCAGTTCTACAAGGATATGGATCTGGAGGACTGCCTCGACATCTACCACTTCGGAGAAAGAACGGCAGCGGTCTATCCCCGGCATTTTCTGCAGAAGCTCATCAACTTCATGGTCGGACTCGATCTGAAGAACTTCGACTATAATAAATTCATAGACTATGTGAACACCCTTTCCGGGATGGATGTCGCAGGGCGCATGAAAAAGAAAAGAATATATCTGTTCAACTGCATACCGATATGGAAGATAACCTGTACGCCGTCGAAGAAAAAATACTGGCTTTTCGGCTTCATACCGGTTTTCAAGGTGACATTCTGA